A stretch of Methanocalculus natronophilus DNA encodes these proteins:
- the tmk gene encoding dTMP kinase gives MLITIEGIDGSGKSTLIESLKTRLADIDCVFTREPGATWIGEAVRRVIAEETDPIAEALLFVADHAVHLKTVVLPALSEEKIVISDRFTDSRFAYQQVTLAGILDDPGEWLAALHRGWSITPDLTFLLVLPVDRALERLGSAEALEHFEREEVLAAVQKEYLARAESDPARFLLIDAEEKMEVIASFVADEIRRVCGLREPHPGS, from the coding sequence CTGCTGATAACAATTGAGGGAATTGATGGATCCGGGAAGAGCACGTTGATTGAGTCGCTCAAAACCAGGCTTGCCGATATAGACTGCGTCTTCACGCGGGAGCCCGGTGCAACCTGGATCGGGGAAGCGGTCCGCAGGGTGATTGCAGAAGAGACCGACCCGATAGCAGAAGCCCTGCTCTTTGTCGCCGATCATGCAGTACACCTGAAGACGGTTGTGCTGCCAGCTCTTTCTGAGGAGAAGATCGTGATCTCAGATCGGTTTACTGATTCACGGTTTGCCTACCAGCAGGTGACACTCGCTGGCATACTTGACGATCCAGGAGAGTGGCTTGCCGCACTGCACAGGGGATGGTCAATCACCCCGGATCTGACATTCCTCCTCGTTCTCCCTGTAGACCGGGCTCTTGAGCGGCTCGGATCAGCAGAGGCACTGGAGCATTTCGAGCGTGAAGAAGTGCTTGCCGCTGTCCAGAAAGAGTATCTTGCACGCGCAGAGTCAGATCCCGCGCGGTTTCTGCTCATTGATGCAGAAGAAAAAATGGAGGTGATCGCCTCCTTTGTGGCAGACGAGATCAGGCGCGTCTGCGGATTGCGAGAACCACATCCGGGATCGTAA
- a CDS encoding HisA/HisF-related TIM barrel protein, with protein sequence MELICAIDLKSGMVVHGKAGRRSEYAPLDWGLAKSAEPREYISSIRPKSVYIADLDRIEGRGSHDALVLGLGDLISRCYLDRGCRGPDDMLDAPFIENVVGTETAGSNLCGFPGRYLSVDVREGFVVPGGEDPAAILARAEELGFAGCIYLNITAVGGRAGITPEKACEIRSATDLPLIYGGGVRDTRDLEMLADAGYDGAILATAIHTGGVEPDHVRRGRFC encoded by the coding sequence ATGGAGCTCATTTGTGCAATAGATCTCAAGTCCGGCATGGTGGTGCACGGAAAAGCTGGAAGACGGTCGGAATATGCCCCTCTTGACTGGGGGCTGGCAAAATCTGCCGAACCGCGAGAATATATCAGTTCGATCCGTCCAAAGTCTGTATATATTGCAGATCTTGACCGGATCGAGGGAAGAGGATCGCATGACGCACTTGTCCTTGGCCTTGGTGATCTCATCTCCCGCTGCTATCTTGACCGTGGATGCAGGGGACCAGACGATATGCTTGATGCGCCATTTATCGAAAATGTCGTTGGAACAGAGACTGCCGGAAGCAATCTCTGTGGTTTTCCCGGGAGATACCTGAGTGTCGATGTCAGGGAGGGGTTCGTTGTACCCGGAGGAGAAGATCCGGCAGCCATCCTGGCACGCGCAGAGGAATTGGGGTTTGCAGGCTGCATCTACCTCAATATCACCGCAGTCGGCGGGAGAGCAGGGATCACACCTGAAAAGGCCTGCGAGATCCGATCCGCAACCGATCTCCCTCTCATCTATGGCGGGGGTGTCCGCGATACACGTGATCTTGAGATGCTTGCAGATGCCGGATATGATGGCGCGATTCTTGCGACTGCCATTCATACCGGAGGTGTGGAGCCTGACCATGTACGGAGGGGAAGATTCTGCTGA
- a CDS encoding (5-formylfuran-3-yl)methyl phosphate synthase: MELLVSPSSLEEAKLSLSADIIDVKRPAEGSLGANFPWVIHSIKAIAGEKPVSAAIGDFPAKPGSAALAAYGAACAGADYIKIGLFFADHDDARQVIHAVVNAVKPKFPEKTVVIAAYSDYERLNTISPFDMALIAAEEGADVSMVDTGIKDGKSTFAFMDESSLSSFTRENRRLSMKTALAGSLKFEDLPLLRRIDPEIIGVRGMVCGGDRSSSINPVLVEKALELIRC; the protein is encoded by the coding sequence ATGGAATTACTTGTCAGCCCGAGTTCTCTGGAAGAGGCGAAACTCTCTCTATCTGCTGACATAATCGATGTGAAACGCCCGGCTGAAGGCTCACTTGGTGCGAACTTTCCATGGGTGATACACTCGATCAAGGCGATTGCAGGAGAAAAACCAGTTTCGGCGGCTATCGGTGACTTTCCGGCTAAACCGGGGTCTGCTGCCCTTGCTGCATATGGAGCTGCCTGTGCAGGTGCAGATTATATCAAAATCGGGTTATTTTTTGCAGACCACGATGATGCGCGCCAGGTGATCCATGCTGTTGTGAATGCGGTGAAACCAAAGTTCCCGGAAAAAACTGTTGTCATCGCTGCATATTCGGATTATGAGCGTCTCAACACGATATCTCCCTTTGATATGGCGCTCATTGCAGCCGAGGAAGGTGCCGATGTCTCGATGGTTGATACCGGGATAAAAGATGGGAAAAGCACCTTTGCCTTTATGGATGAATCATCGCTTTCCAGCTTTACCCGGGAGAACCGCCGTCTTAGTATGAAGACCGCACTTGCAGGTTCTCTGAAATTTGAGGATCTTCCACTGCTCAGGCGGATCGATCCTGAGATCATCGGCGTGCGGGGCATGGTTTGTGGCGGTGACCGTTCGTCTTCCATTAACCCTGTGCTGGTCGAAAAAGCACTTGAGCTCATCCGGTGTTAA
- the guaB gene encoding IMP dehydrogenase: protein MFEKKLNIPVSLTYDDVLLEPAESYVEPSEADIRSRFSKNIQLTIPICSSAMDTVTESMMAITLAREGGIGVLHRNLSAEAEVEMVRIVKRAEDLIERHVLFVNPQSTIIAVERLMNEHGIGGAPVVEDGRLVGIVSRRDIRAIVGRRGEEPVEKVMTRDPFTVGEDVTPEQALELMYAKKVERLPVLNKKGDLLGIITMQDLLEKRQFPRSNRDEHGKLRVAAAVGPFDFERAMALDEAGADALVIDCAHAHNMKVVKSVKEIKESAKADCIAGNIATGKAASEFVDVVDGIKVGIGPGSICTTRVVAGVGLPQISAIASVADVMHEADVPVIADGGIRFSGDVAKAIAAGADCVMLGSMLAGTDASPGRIIVIKGRRYKQYRGMGSLGVMTGGQSSDRYFQSKGIGATKFVPEGVEGAIPYSGEVSDVIYQLIGGLKSAMGYTGSQTLQDLKTKSSFVRITAAGIKESHPHDIVITDEAPNYRLS, encoded by the coding sequence ATGTTTGAAAAAAAGCTGAATATTCCTGTTTCACTGACATATGACGATGTCCTCCTTGAGCCTGCGGAGTCCTATGTCGAACCGAGTGAAGCCGATATCCGCTCACGGTTCTCAAAGAACATCCAGCTGACTATCCCCATCTGCAGCTCCGCAATGGATACGGTAACCGAATCAATGATGGCTATCACCCTGGCCCGGGAAGGGGGGATCGGGGTGCTCCACCGCAACCTCAGCGCAGAAGCTGAGGTCGAGATGGTTCGTATCGTCAAGCGTGCAGAGGATTTAATCGAACGGCATGTACTGTTTGTCAACCCACAGTCCACAATCATTGCTGTTGAGAGGCTGATGAACGAGCACGGGATCGGTGGAGCGCCTGTTGTTGAGGACGGCCGGCTTGTCGGTATCGTCAGCAGGCGTGATATCCGGGCTATCGTTGGCAGGCGTGGTGAAGAGCCTGTTGAGAAGGTGATGACACGGGATCCATTCACGGTTGGTGAGGATGTCACGCCTGAGCAGGCGCTTGAGCTGATGTATGCAAAGAAGGTTGAGCGTCTGCCGGTTTTAAACAAAAAGGGCGACCTGCTGGGCATTATAACGATGCAGGATCTCCTTGAGAAGCGGCAGTTTCCGCGGTCGAACCGTGATGAGCACGGCAAGCTCCGGGTGGCCGCTGCGGTTGGCCCATTTGATTTTGAACGTGCGATGGCTCTTGATGAGGCGGGTGCGGATGCGCTTGTCATCGACTGCGCTCATGCCCATAACATGAAGGTCGTCAAATCGGTGAAGGAGATCAAGGAGAGTGCAAAAGCAGACTGCATCGCAGGCAATATCGCCACCGGAAAGGCAGCATCCGAGTTTGTGGATGTTGTCGACGGGATTAAGGTTGGTATTGGTCCTGGGTCCATCTGCACCACTCGGGTGGTCGCCGGTGTTGGTCTCCCGCAGATCTCTGCGATTGCCTCGGTTGCTGATGTGATGCATGAAGCAGATGTGCCGGTGATTGCAGATGGCGGTATCCGTTTCTCTGGCGATGTCGCAAAAGCGATTGCTGCTGGTGCAGACTGTGTCATGCTCGGGAGCATGCTTGCAGGAACAGATGCATCCCCTGGGCGTATCATCGTCATAAAGGGCAGGCGGTATAAACAGTACAGGGGTATGGGTTCACTTGGAGTCATGACCGGCGGCCAGTCAAGTGATCGGTATTTCCAGTCCAAGGGGATTGGTGCCACCAAGTTTGTGCCTGAGGGTGTGGAAGGGGCTATTCCCTACTCTGGTGAAGTCTCGGATGTGATCTACCAGCTCATCGGGGGTCTCAAGTCGGCCATGGGGTATACCGGTTCACAGACGCTCCAGGATCTGAAAACAAAGTCCAGCTTTGTGCGGATCACCGCAGCCGGAATCAAGGAGAGCCACCCACACGATATTGTGATCACAGACGAGGCTCCGAATTACCGGCTCTCCTGA
- a CDS encoding ArsR family transcriptional regulator codes for MLDHVEMSRLLDILGNRNRRRIIELLRQKPCFVTEISDRLLLSPKAVIEHLNMMEREALISFFLDERRRKYYFLQTEFDLVVSVKETRRTQRVASLPSADLRLIESLSMLRRMARARESLLDTLENLERDIEATMNEIVRMSRSEESRETDLDIIITLSHQDLTLDELAEIMETDTSIIQASLADLKARGIVTQEGDRFSIEGIYGTPQGS; via the coding sequence ATGCTTGATCATGTCGAGATGTCCCGCCTGCTTGACATCCTTGGAAACCGCAACCGGAGGCGGATTATAGAACTGCTCCGCCAGAAGCCATGCTTTGTCACCGAGATTTCCGATCGGCTCCTCCTCTCCCCAAAAGCAGTGATCGAGCACCTGAATATGATGGAGCGTGAGGCGCTTATCTCGTTTTTCCTGGATGAACGGAGGCGAAAATACTATTTCCTTCAGACCGAGTTCGATCTCGTCGTCTCGGTGAAAGAGACCAGACGCACACAGCGGGTTGCAAGCCTTCCATCTGCTGATCTCCGCCTCATCGAATCACTCTCCATGCTCCGCCGGATGGCACGCGCCCGCGAGAGCCTTCTTGATACGCTTGAGAACCTTGAGCGGGACATCGAGGCGACGATGAATGAGATCGTCAGGATGAGTCGGAGCGAGGAGAGCAGGGAGACTGATCTCGATATCATTATTACGCTCTCCCACCAGGATCTCACCCTTGATGAGCTTGCAGAAATCATGGAGACAGACACATCAATAATCCAGGCCTCGCTTGCAGACCTGAAAGCCCGGGGGATTGTCACGCAGGAGGGGGATCGCTTCTCTATCGAGGGTATCTATGGAACACCACAGGGATCATGA
- a CDS encoding helix-turn-helix domain-containing protein: MFTLSNICSERAFTLIRHLGRHPRDTFYVRELSRELGLPLGPVSETLVELAGAGIIRRRERGRIVTYQARESSPLLREMKILITLFECSSLLSDLEAVSSTIILFGSCADGTDTAESEIGLCIRTDDAGVAEECIRAHTPVGGRDVAAMILTDDAFRRLSEREQAVYQQIIAGNVLYQREGGQAGRLKADQFQKPRHSSHVWTDDSYEA, translated from the coding sequence ATGTTCACATTATCGAACATATGTTCGGAAAGAGCCTTCACACTCATCAGGCACCTGGGCAGGCACCCCCGCGACACCTTCTATGTGAGGGAACTGTCGCGGGAACTCGGGCTCCCGCTTGGCCCGGTGAGTGAGACCTTAGTGGAGCTTGCAGGTGCCGGAATAATCAGGCGCAGGGAGCGGGGGCGTATTGTCACCTACCAGGCACGGGAATCAAGCCCCCTGCTGCGTGAGATGAAGATTCTGATCACCCTGTTTGAATGCAGCAGCCTCCTCTCCGACCTTGAGGCTGTATCCAGTACAATTATTCTCTTTGGCAGCTGTGCAGACGGAACCGATACCGCAGAGAGCGAGATTGGACTCTGTATCAGAACAGATGATGCAGGCGTTGCAGAAGAGTGTATCCGGGCTCACACCCCGGTTGGAGGAAGAGATGTCGCTGCAATGATACTGACAGACGATGCATTCAGGAGACTTTCGGAGAGAGAGCAGGCAGTGTATCAGCAGATAATCGCAGGCAACGTCCTCTATCAAAGAGAGGGGGGGCAGGCAGGCAGGCTAAAAGCAGATCAGTTTCAAAAACCCCGGCACTCATCCCATGTCTGGACAGACGACAGTTACGAAGCGTGA
- a CDS encoding HEAT repeat domain-containing protein produces MMNNTKNHTRATIEEALEILQGEEGTDVRIAAIGMLAQEAAEGNPPQVAKAALPHLIGALRDESKEVRNASTRVLASFGETALPGLAALLSDQWWVVRYRACEALGLMKRPEALPHLSAALSDEKDHVRYMAAKGLLLLGISSAVLDLRPLLEDENPYVRSMAGQAIETLQDT; encoded by the coding sequence ATGATGAACAACACCAAAAATCATACACGAGCAACCATTGAGGAGGCACTTGAGATCCTGCAGGGAGAGGAGGGCACTGACGTCAGGATTGCAGCTATTGGCATGCTTGCGCAGGAAGCAGCAGAGGGCAATCCACCTCAGGTGGCAAAGGCAGCTCTCCCTCACCTCATCGGAGCACTCAGGGATGAGTCAAAGGAGGTCAGGAATGCGAGTACGAGAGTGCTTGCATCTTTTGGTGAGACTGCATTGCCCGGGCTTGCTGCGCTCCTCTCAGATCAGTGGTGGGTCGTCAGGTACCGTGCCTGTGAGGCGCTTGGGCTGATGAAGAGGCCAGAGGCCCTGCCCCACCTCTCTGCTGCCCTCTCTGATGAGAAGGATCATGTCAGGTACATGGCAGCCAAGGGGCTTCTGCTCCTTGGCATCTCGTCCGCAGTTTTGGATCTTCGCCCGCTTCTTGAAGATGAGAATCCCTATGTCCGGTCGATGGCAGGCCAGGCGATTGAGACGCTGCAGGATACCTGA